In Nitrospira sp., a single genomic region encodes these proteins:
- the lnt gene encoding apolipoprotein N-acyltransferase — MLPLLSPRGSAVGSGLIRYQHLFEHRFTRVALSLLSAALLICSLPDPDIGWCGWVALVPLIIAIQGLGPRRAAGLGLLFGIASSFGIYGWLFEVPSFDMRHAVVLAVYVGAYPAAWCAAMAWTARLGVPLLLAGPLLWVLSDTLRAHAGFLALPWGTLAQSQHHNLAILQIASLGGEQAVTLLVAAGNVGLACLILRRERQAVLMTGMLLAVAHLWGAALLYSAPVGRSIAVTAIQPDIRVAERTTEEGRRTSLERLERLTRSAAQAQPLLIVWPESAVPGDLQSDSGLVARLERLTTEIGIPLIVGAAQVEKFAKSEPELTIGRRIFNTAYLIEPGEPLGRPYRKRILVPFAEYRPLADIIPWPEWLAPRVPEMTAGDGGQLLRIGEQLSVGPLICWENLFTALARDSVRNGAQMLVQLTNDVWFGRSAAPRQHNLMSVIRAVEHRVPIVIASNTGPSQIIDAYGRIVGPESELFIEDTVTGAIRIGNAGTWYTEIGDSWMYGVFLLAAAGLRRSVEPLKRCADERIVKPTAG, encoded by the coding sequence ATGCTCCCCCTTTTGTCCCCGCGTGGTTCTGCGGTTGGCTCGGGACTGATCCGCTACCAACACCTCTTCGAGCACCGATTCACGAGGGTTGCGCTCTCATTGCTGTCCGCGGCTCTCTTGATCTGCTCGCTGCCTGACCCCGACATCGGATGGTGTGGCTGGGTGGCACTGGTCCCGCTGATCATCGCAATCCAAGGATTAGGCCCGCGGCGGGCCGCCGGTCTCGGCCTCTTGTTCGGAATTGCTTCAAGCTTCGGCATCTACGGCTGGCTCTTTGAAGTGCCGAGTTTCGACATGCGCCATGCCGTTGTGCTGGCCGTCTATGTCGGCGCCTACCCTGCGGCATGGTGCGCAGCCATGGCCTGGACGGCTCGCCTCGGCGTACCACTGCTTTTGGCAGGTCCCCTTCTCTGGGTGCTCAGTGACACGCTACGCGCCCATGCCGGATTTCTCGCGCTTCCCTGGGGCACCCTCGCGCAATCTCAGCATCACAACCTCGCCATCCTGCAGATCGCCAGTCTTGGCGGAGAACAAGCGGTCACCCTCCTCGTGGCCGCGGGAAATGTAGGGCTCGCCTGCCTCATCCTGCGTCGTGAACGGCAGGCCGTGCTGATGACCGGAATGCTGTTGGCAGTCGCGCATCTATGGGGCGCGGCACTCCTCTATAGCGCACCGGTAGGCCGGAGTATCGCGGTGACCGCAATCCAGCCGGATATTCGCGTGGCGGAGCGAACGACTGAGGAGGGGCGCCGTACCTCGTTGGAACGATTGGAACGGCTCACGCGTTCGGCGGCCCAAGCGCAGCCCCTGTTGATCGTTTGGCCGGAAAGCGCCGTCCCCGGCGATCTGCAGTCTGATTCAGGACTCGTCGCACGATTGGAACGCCTGACCACTGAGATCGGCATTCCATTGATTGTCGGTGCGGCGCAGGTCGAAAAATTCGCGAAGAGCGAACCGGAGCTGACGATCGGTCGCCGAATCTTCAATACCGCATATTTGATCGAGCCAGGCGAACCGCTCGGACGGCCCTATCGGAAACGGATCCTCGTTCCGTTTGCGGAATATCGTCCCCTTGCCGACATCATCCCCTGGCCCGAATGGCTGGCTCCGCGCGTGCCGGAGATGACAGCGGGAGATGGCGGACAACTGCTTCGCATAGGCGAGCAGCTCTCGGTCGGCCCACTTATCTGTTGGGAAAATCTGTTCACTGCTCTTGCCCGTGACTCGGTCCGCAACGGCGCGCAGATGCTCGTCCAGCTCACCAACGACGTGTGGTTCGGACGGAGCGCGGCTCCACGCCAGCACAACCTCATGTCCGTCATCCGGGCGGTGGAACATCGCGTGCCGATCGTGATTGCGTCGAACACGGGGCCCTCGCAAATCATCGACGCCTACGGACGGATCGTCGGCCCCGAGTCTGAGCTCTTCATCGAAGACACGGTAACCGGCGCCATCCGCATCGGCAACGCCGGTACCTGGTATACCGAAATCGGCGATTCCTGGATGTATGGGGTCTTCCTTCTCGCGGCGGCAGGTCTGAGGCGAAGCGTTGAACCGCTGAAGCGATGCGCCGACGAACGGATTGTCAAACCAACGGCTGGGTAA